TAGTGGGATGTTCCGAAAGTTCCAGTGCTTTTTTTGCGCCTGAACTTCCTTTCTTTCCGGCATTTTCAAGTTTGAATTTTCGGGAGGAGACGAGTGACATTTCAGACATTGAAAAAATGCCATTCAGCAAAACGAGAAATATAATGATAATCAGTTCCATTAAAAAGTAATAAATTTTGCACAAATATAATTGAATTGTGCGGAGTTAACGCAATTGTCAGGCTCTGTGGCTCACATTTAAGCTCGTTTTTTCGGTGTCGAGGAAGATTTTTCGGTTCTCGAATATTTCTTCCATAACGCGGTGGTACTCTTCAAATTGATGCACATTGATATGCCCTGCGCCCAAAATTACATAAAGTCTTGTCAGCCGGGGATTTATTTCCGAAAGATCTACGGCAGTTTTAATGGGCACCAGCCTGTCGTCGCTGCCGTGGATGATTTTGATGGGGCAGCGCACATTTTTCAGATATTGAAATGTTGGGAGATTGTAACGAAGAAATGGTTTTGCAGGCATGAATGGCAAATAACGGTGAATGGTGCGCAGCAGAGAGTAGAGTGGCGAAGTGAGAATCAAGAGACGCGGATTATTCTTCGATGCTAACCTTGCAGCAAATCCGGAACCTAGTGACCTGCCATAGACCACAATTTTTTCCTCAGAAAATTCATTTTTCACGATGTCATAAATGAACTGGGAATCGCGTTTCATGGCTTCGACATTTCGTTTCCCTGTACTTTTCCCAAAACCTCGGTAATCCATCATAATTACCTCGTAATCCAGTCTTGTAAAATCAATGGCAAATTTCCCCCAACCCTTGATGCTCTTTGTATTTCCCTTCAGATAAATCACGGCTCCTTTCGGATGATCAACCTGAAAATGGAGGTAATTAATTTTTGCGCCCGGCTCAGTTTCCACTGTTTTCTCTTCCGCTTTTAAATGTTCATAAGCGAATTTAAAATCTGGCGGAAGTTTCTCCGGCTGGAAAAAGAATTTATGCTGAAAAAAGTAAATCAGCAGACCGATGACCAGAATGATAACTGCGATAATGGTCAGCACAAAATATAAATCGAAATTCATTACTATAAATGTAATGCAATTTATTTGAAATTAAAGTCACGGGAAGTTGATTGTAATTCACCACGTTGTGACGGTGAAAAATTTCACATTAAATAAAATGCTTGAAAATCAACCATTTAGAATTGTGGTATTTTTTTATTTGGTTTTTGCCGCGAAGCCGAATTGTTCCCGGAAGATGAGAATAAAAACTGAAATGCGCGCGCAAAACCGCCCAGAGATGGGAAAAACCGTTTTGGAAAGCGAAGTATAAAGCTGCGGCACCATCTAATATCAGCCTTGAAAAAATAACCCAGAACAGCGCAGCAAGTGGGAGATTCTTTACCAGCATAGTAAGATTATTCCGCATGTTCAGAAATGTTTTTTGGGCACTCTGTTTATTTAAAGTTCCGCCGCCTACATGATAAATTGTAGATTTCCCGGTGTAGAAAATTTTCTTTCCGTCATTTTTCAGACGCCAGCACAAATCGATTTCTTCCTGATGGGCAAAAAATCTTTCGTCAAACCCCTTCTGATTCCAAAAATCTTCAGCCCGGATGAATAAACAGCAGCCCGAAGCCCAGAAAATCTCGGTTTCATCATTGTATTGTCCTTTGTCTTCTTCTATTGATTCAAAGATCCGTCCGCGGCAGTAAGGATAACCCAGGTTATCGATAAAACCACCTGCAGCGCCTGCAAATTCGAAGAAATTTTTACGGTTGTAATCCAGAACTTTTGGCTGAACCGCGGCAATTTTTGGGTCGCTTTTAAATAAATTCAGAACAGGATCGAACCAGTTTGCAGTTACTTCCACATCGGAATTCAGGAGGCAGTAAATATCTGCATGAATATGTTTTAAACCATCATTATAACCGCCTGCAAAACCATTGTTTTTGGTGTTGTAAATAATTCTAACGTGTGGAAAATTCTGGTGTAAATAATCTATAGAATCATCAGTTGAAGCATTGTCGATCACATAAATCTCTGTATCACCGGAATACAAGATGACACTGGGAAGAAATTTTTCTAACCAATTTTTCCCGTTCCAGTTTAAGATCACGATTGCTAATTTCAATTCAGATAAGTATGATTGTTATATTCCAGTTTCCATAACTTTAATTGCGTGCTGGTATTTCCACCGTCTGTGCGACCAAAGATAATTGTCGGGTCTTTTATTAATAGTATTTTCCAGCATTTTGTGGAATTTCCTCACCACTTCGTGCTCTACAAATTTTTCTCCATCGGGATAAATTCGGTAATAATTGATCTGATAATAACCGCGTTTTACTTTCTTCATTTCGCAAAAAACAAACGCAAGATCCATTCTTGTAGAAAGCTTGTCGTATCCGACGAATGCAGGCGTTTTTTGATTGAGGAAGTTTAATCCATACGTCACTTCAGAAACATGCGGTGTTTGGTCAGCAATGAACATATAGACAGAATTGCCGTCGTTTCTGTTCCGGAAAATATGCCGAATCACTTCCTTAGCTTCCAAAGCCTGATTGCCAAAACTGTTGCGGATTCCTTTGATCTTTTCTTCCCAGAAACTGTTCTGTACCTTTCTGTAAACCGGAAAACAGTTTTCCTGTGGAATAATCGTCGCAAGTGCGTTGAACCATTCCCAGTTGAAAATATGTCCTGCCAAAAGAATTACATTTTTGTTTTCAGCTTTAGCATCCTTAAAAACATCCTGATTGATATGCTGAACGCGCACCCGTAGTTCAGTGGAAGAAATGGTAAATGATTTAAAGGTTTCAAGAATATAATCTGAAAAATTGCGGTAAAAACTCTTCCGGATCGTACTTATTTCTACTACGGATTTTTCGGGAAACGATTTCTTCAGATTTTCAGTCACCACTTTCTTCCGGTAACCAACCAGATGGTACATCAGAAAGAAAATCACATCCGAAAACAGATATAAAACCTGTAATGGAAGTCTGGAAAAGAGAAGAATAATTTTAAATAGAAAATTCATATACAGTTTGCAAATTTAGCAATTATAAACTTGATTGATGGCGCTATTTTTGTTAATTTGCACTGCTAAAATTAAGTTCAATGAAAAGTAATTCCCTAAAAATACTCGCAATGTCATCACTTCTCATTACGGGAGTGGCGTGTGCTCAAAAATCTGATGTAAAATCCACAGACAAAGTTGCGACAGAATCGGTGGCTCCTGAAATGGATTCCGCAGCTATTGCAGCAGCTAAAAAGAAAGCGGCAGCAGAAGAGAAAGCCAAACTGCCCAAACCTTATAATGCGGAAGAAAATGCGGAAGCCAAGATTGCTGAATTGGTGAAACAGGCTAAAGCGGAAAACAAAAATATTATACTTCAGGCGGGCGGAAACTGGTGTATTTGGTGCTTGAGGTTCAACAATTTTGTACAGACAACTCCCGAATTAAAGCAAGTTGTAGATGACAATTATTTATATTATCATCTCAATTATTCTCCGGAGAACAAAAATGCTAAAGTTTTTGCGAAATATGATAATCCCGGTGAGAAATTCGGATATCCTGTTTTTGTCGTTTTAGACAAGAACGGAAAAATGATCCATACGCAGGACAGCGCTGTTCTGGAGGAAGGAAAAGGTTACAGCACAGAAAAGGTGAAGGAATTCTTCCTGAAATGGACCACAAAATCATAAAAAGAAAAACCGGAATTAATTCCGGTTTTTTATAAAAGTTTTTTGATCCAGCTCAGTTTTTTTTCGGTGTACGGTGGGTATTTCAGATCCGGTTCGCCCCAGGTTGCTCTTTCAAGCACTGCTTTCTGATGAGAAAACGCTTTGAATCCGAATTTTCCGTGATAATGACCAATCCCGGAACTTCCCACACCGCCAAAAGGCAGGTTTTCGTTACTCAAATGCATTACAACATCGTTGATACAACCACCACCGAAAGATATTTTGGAGGTGAAATTTTCTTTCTCCTCCGTATTTTTAGTAAACAAATATGCTGCAAGCGGTTTTTCTTTTTCGGCAATTATTAACAAGGCTTCATTGAAATTTTTAAATGTCAGCACCGGAAGAATCGGTCCGAAAATTTCTTCCTGCATTACCGCATCATTCCAGTCGATATTGTGTAAAACTGTAGGTTCAATATATCTTTTTACGGCATCGTAATTTCCGCCGAGATAGGTTTTGTCCTTATCAATATATTTAACCAAACGCTCAAAATTTCTTTGATTAATAATTTGCGTATAGTGTTCAGAATTAGGCTGATAACTGAATTTCTGTATCTGAAATTTTAAAGCATCCAGAAAACTGTCCCTCACTTTCTCGTCCACCAAGATATAATCAGGTGCTACGCAGGTTTGACCGGCGTTAAGAAATTTTCCCCAGACGATTCTTTTCGCAGCCAAGTCAAAATCTGCACTCGAGGTTACAATTACTGGACTTTTCCCGCCGAGTTCCAGGGTTACGGGAGCTAAATTTTTTGCTGCAGCTTCGTAAACGATTTGTCCCACTTTCGTGCTTCCGGTGAAAAATATCTTGTCGAATTTGAATTTCAAAATCTCTGTAATCTCATCCACACCGCCTTGTGCAACAAAAAGATATTCCTCAGGAAAATTCTCATTGATGATTTTAGCCATCGCTTTCATGGTGTTTTCCGCCACCTCACTTGGTTTCAGAATGCAGGTGTTTCCTGCGGCTAAAGCGGTGATCATCGGAGAAAGTGAAAGCTGATAAGGGTAATTCCATGCGCCGATCACTAAGGTGCAGCCCAGCGGTTCGCTGTAAATTTTACTTGTTCCGAGTTGATTGGCTAAGTTGGTTCTTACTTTTTTCGGTTTGGCCAGCGAGCTGAGATTTTTTAAATAATAGTCGATATCTTTCAGCACAAAGGAAATCTCCGTTGTAAAGGTGTCGAACTTTGATTTTCCGAAATCCTGATAAATAGCTTCATATAAGAGCTCTTCATGTTTGATGATAAGATCCCGAAGTTTTTCCAGATTTCTCTTTCGGAACTTTAAATTCTTGGTCTTCTGGCTGTTGAAAAATGTTCTTTGAGCCACAATTATATCTTCGAAATTCATTACTTTTAATTTATTATTCTAAACAAATTTACTTTAAAAATCACAGATAAAAATAAAATGGATTTTAGAAACAAAACTGTTCTCATTACAGGCGGCTGCTCCGGAATCGGTAAAATAATGGCTAGGAAATCTTTGGAAAGAGGAGCAAGAAAACTGGTGATCTGGGATATTAATGAAGAAGCTTTAGCAATAACCAAGGAAGAATTTTCCGGGATAGGCGGTGAAATTTTAGTTTATAAAACTGACGTTTTTAATCTGGATGATATTAAAATTAATGCCCAGAAAGTAAGAACGGAGGCGGGAAAAGTTGATATTCTGATCAACAATGCCGGAATTGTTGTCGGTAAGTATTTCCATGAACACACGCACGACCAGATTCATAAAAGTATGTTGATTAACTCCAATGCTTTCATGCACGTCGGTTTGGAGTTTTTATCAGGAATGATGGCTGAAAATTCAGGTGCAATCTGCAACATCGCTTCTTCCGCGGGCTTAATTTCGAATCCAAAAATGTCGGTTTATGCTGCTTCCAAATGGGCCGTTGTAGGTTGGAGTGACAGCCTGCGGTTAGAAATGGAACAACTAGGCAAAAACATTTCTGTTACCACGATTATGCCGTTCTACATCAACACCGGAATGTTCGATGGCGTAAAATCTAAACTGTTGCCAATTCTGGAGCCTGAACCAACTTCCGAAAGAATTATTAAAGCTATTGAAAACAAAACTAAAATGCTTGCAATGCCATTGCCTTATTGGTTTATCCGTTTTTCGCAGGGAATTTTACCAATCCCAATCTTTGACTGGGTGATGAAGAATATTTTTGGCGTTTACGATACGATGAAGGGTTTCCGCGGACGTTAATAACTACTTTAATTTTAAATTTTAAGCATTAAATCAGAAGGATTTGTTGGTGAAAAATTCTCGCGGCTTCTCTGCAAATTCTTTTAATTTTCTTAAATTTGTGCATCTAATAAAGTAAAAAGAAAGAATGAATTCCTACAAAAATCCTCTTGAAGAGCGCTATTCAAGTGAGGAAATGCTCTATAATTTCTCCCCGAACAACAAGTTCAGGAACTGGCGGAAATTATGGATCGCTCTTGCCGAAATCGAAAAAGATTTAGGGCTCGACATTTCCGACGAACAGATTGCGCAGCTCAAAGCCAATGCAGATAACATTGATTATGTGAAAGCCGCGGATTACGAGAAAAAATTCCGTCATGATGTGATGGCACATGTGCATACCTATGGTGACGACGCGCCTCTGGCAAAGGGAATTATTCACCTTGGAGCCACTTCTGCCTTTGTAGGAGACAATACCGATTTAATTCAAATGCGGGACGGATTGCTTCTTTTAAGAAAGCAAATGGTCAATGTTATCAAAAATCTTTCAGATTTTGCTTTAAAATACAAAGATCTGCCGACGCTTGGCTTTACCCATTATCAGCCGGCACAACTTACGACGGTTGGAAAACGAGCGACACTTTGGCTGCAGTCTTTAATTTTAGATTTTGAGGAACTTGAGTTTTTCCTGGAAACACTAAGATTCCGTGGCGTAAAAGGAACTACCGGAACTGCCGCGAGTTTTCTGGAACTTTTTGAAGGCGATTATTCCAAAGTTCAACATCTGGATAAAGAACTATCAAAACGGTTTGGCTTCGAAAAAGTGTTTGGCGTTTCCGGACAGACTTACGACAGAAAAATCGACGCGAAAGTGATGGCGCTGCTTTCCAATATCGCACAGTCAGCCCATAAATTTACCAATGATTTAAGACTTTTACAGAATTTAAAGGAAATAGAGGAGCCTTTCGAGAAAAACCAGATTGGTTCTTCCGCAATGGCTTATAAAAGAAACCCGATGCGATCTGAAAGAATTGGAGCGCTGTCCAAATTCGTGATGTCTCTTTCTTCAAGCTCCGCAATGGTAGCTGCAACGCAATGGTTTGAAAGAACGCTGGACGATTCTGCAAACAAAAGACTGGCAATTCCGCAGTCATTTCTTGCGATAGATGCCATTCTGCTGATTTGGAATAACATCATGAACGGAATTGTGGTGTACGAAAACCGAATTCACAAACATATTATGGATGAATTGCCGTTTATGGCGACTGAATATATCATTATGGAAGAAGTGAAGGCAGGCGGCGACCGGCAGGAAATTCATGAAACTATTCGTGTACACTCCATTGAAGCCAGCAAAAAGGTGAAGATGGAAGGAAAGGAAAATGATCTGATTGAAAGGATTATGAACGACTCTTCTCTGAAGCTTGATAAAACCAAATTCATGGAAATTCTGGATCCGAAAAACTTCATCGGTTTTGCTCCGGTTCAGACTGAAGAATTTATCCGGAACGAGGTGCAGCCGATTTTAGATAAATACAGCGACCTGATCGGTTTAGAAGCTGACCTTAAAGTGTAAATTTATGCAGGCGATTTTGTCTGCATTTTTTTTGGTAATTATCTTCAGTGAAATTAATACTTACGCAATCCCCGAAGGGATTTTAAACAAAGAATAGAATTAAATTCTATTAATAAAAGTAAAAATGAAAAAAAGAATCTTCGTAGAGAAACGTGGAATTTTCGATGTTGAAAGTCCAAAAATTTTCAATGAAATAAAAAATATCAGTCCGAATATTCAGGATGTAAAAGTCTATAACATCTATGATGTGTTCGGGATTGACGAAAGTGAACTTAACCTGGTTGTTTTTAATACTTTTGTGGATCCGGTAACCGATATTCTGCATCACGAAAATCCGGCCGGCAATATTTATTTTGCAACAGAATTTTTGCCGGGACAATATGACCAGCGCGCAGATTCAGCAGAACAGTGTATCGCGTTGCTCACTGAAAATGAAAACTCAAAAGTAAGAAGCGGAAAACTGATTGAACTTTTTGGGGTTGATCAGTCTGAAGTGGATAAAATTAAAAATCATCTCATCAATAAAGTTGAAAGTCAGGAAAAAGACCTTTCAAAACTTGAAATTCCGAAAGAAGAAACTCCGGATCCGGTAATTGTTCATGAAGGTTTCATCGGTTTTTCTGCTGCTGAACTGCGGAATTTCTATGACCGGCATGGTTTTGCTTTAGGTTTTGATGATCTGGAATTCATCCAGAATCATTTTAAGTCTGAAAATAGAAATCCTACAGAAACCGAACTTAAAGTTCTGGATACCTACTGGAGTGATCATTGCCGACATACGACTTTTGAAACAGAATTAACTGATATTCAGTTTAATGGATTGTTTAAATCTACTTTGGAAAATATCTTCAATGATTATTTGGAGAAGAGAAAATTTCTTGGACGGGAAACGAAGCCCATTTCTTTAATGGATTTAGCTACCGTTTGTGCGCGTTATTTTCACAAAACCGGAAAGCTCGAAAATCTTGTTGTTTCCGATGAAATCAATGCATGTACCATAGAAATAGAAGCAGAATTTGACGGTAAAAAAGAACCTTGGTACTTATTATTCAAAAATGAAACTCATAACCACCCGACTGAAATTGAGCCTTTTGGCGGTGCTTCAACCTGTTTAGGCGGCGCAATCCGTGATCCTTTATCAGGAAGAGCTTTTGTGTATCAGGCGATGCGGCTTTCCGGCGCAGCTGATGTTTTAGAACCGATTTCTGAAACTTTACCGGGAAAACTTCCTCAGCGTACGATTTCAAAACAAGCTGCAAACGGCTATTCTTCCTACGGAAACCAAATCGGCTTAGCCACGACTTTAGTGAACGAAATTTATCACGACGGTTACAAAGCAAAGCGAATGGAAGTTGGTTTCGTTGTTGGAGCTGTTAAAAAAGACTGGGTAAGACGAGAGAAACCTCAAGCCGGCGACCTTGTGATTTTATTAGGTGGAGCAACCGGAAGAGACGGCGTAGGTGGTGCAAGCGGAAGTTCTAAAGTTCAGGATGAAACTTCTATTCATACTTTGTCCACAGAAGTTCAGAAAGGAAATGCGGTGGAAGAGCGAAAAATTCAAAGACTTTTCAGAAATCCTGAGGTCACGCGTTTAATTAAAAAATCAAACGATTTTGGTGCCGGCGGAGTTTCTGTTGCAATCGGCGAAATTGCTGATTCGCTTGAAATAAATCTTGATATTCTGCCTCTGAAATATGAAGGTCTGAATGGAACTGAACTGGCCATTTCTGAATCTCAGGAGAGAATGGCGGTAGTAATTGATGCGAATGATAAAGATAAATTTATCAGCTTTTGTGAAAAAGAAAATATCAAAGCGGTAGAAGTGGCGAAGGTAACGGATTCCGGAAGAATGCAGATGTTCTGGCAGGGAAATAAAATCGTTGATTTAAGCAGGGAATTCCTGGATACCAACGGCTGCGCAAAATCTCAGCATGCTGAAATTTCTCATTTAAAACCTGTTGAAACTCAAAACATTTCTTTTTCCGGGGAAAATTTCCTGAAAGCACTTTCCGATAAAAATACAGCTTCACAGAAAGGCCTTGCTGAAATGTTTGACGCGTCGGTGGGCGGAACGTCAGTAGCGATGCCTTTTGGCGGAAAATACCAGGAAACCGAAATGGAAGGAAGCGTTCAGACTTTACCGATTCTGAATGCTGAGAATATCGAAACCGTTTCTCTTGCGAGTTGGGGGTTTGATGCTGAAATTTCTGCACAGAATTCCATGATCGGTGCTGCGAACGCCGTGTTGGAAAGTGTCGCCAAAATTGTTGCGATGGGCGGGAATTATAAAAATATCCGTCTGAGTTTCCAGGAATATTTTGAAAAATTAGGAAACGACCCTCAGAAATGGGGAAAACCTCTGGCATCACTTCTCGGTGCATACGATGCCCAAATGAATTTTGAACTCGCTGCAATTGGCGGAAAAGATTCTATGAGCGGAAGTTTTCAGGATATCAATGTGCCGCCCACTTTAATTTCTTTTGCCTGTGCGAACGGTGAAAAGAAAAATATTATTTCTCCGGAGTTTAAAAAAGCCGGAAATAAACTGTATTTCTTCCGCCATATTCCTGTGGAAAACGGTTTGCCGGATTATGAAAATTTAAAGAGAGTTTTCAATTTTATTTTTGAAAATATCCAGGCCAGAAAAATTGTTTCTGTTAAAACGTTAAAAGACGGCGGAGTGGCTGTGGCATTGGCTAAAATGAGTTTCGGCAATCAGTTGGGCGCTGAAATTTCATTAGAAGAGCAATTGCTTTTGAACAAAAATATCGGCAGTTTAATTATTGAAAGTTCTTCAGATTTGGAAAATGATCTGTTGCAGGTCATCGGTACGGTCAGCAATAATAAAAGTTTAATTATTAATGACCAAGAATTCAGTATTTCAGATTTGTTGCCTGTTTGGAAAGGAACTTTTGAAGGTTTGTTTCCTACTGTTGAAAAGGAAAAAACGGTTATTGAGATCGATGGAAAATTCAGTTCAGTAAATGCAGCCACGGTTAATATCCGTAAACATCATTTGGCAAAACCGAAAGTTTTTGTCCCTGTTTTTCCGGGTACAAACTGTGAATATGAAACGCAGAACGCCTTCAGAAAAGAGGGTGCCGAAGTGGCGAGTCTGCCGCTTATCAATCTGAATCACAATCTCCTCAACGAAAGTCTGGATGCCTGGATTTCGGAAATTAATCAGTCGCAGATTTTAGTTTTTTCCGGTGGATTTTCCGCAGGTGATGAACCGGACGGTTCTGCAAAGTTCATCGTAAACGTTTTAAAGAACGAAAAGATGAAAAATGCGGTTCACCAGCTGCTCGAACGCGATGGGATGATTCTGGGAATCTGTAATGGTTTTCAGGCGCTGGTGAAATCCGGGCTTTTGCCTTACGGGGAAATTCGGGATTTGGATGAAAATTCGCCGACTTTAGCGCACAATGCAATCGGAAGGCACATTTCGCAGATGGTCAATGTAAAAGTGACCAATGACGGTTCGCCGTGGCTGAAAGGAATGCAGAATCAGATCTATACCATTCCGATTTCTCATGGTGAAGGACGTTTTATGGCTTCGGAAAATGTAATTAAAGAACTCTACGAAAACGGACAGATTGCAACCCAGTATATCGACTTCGATGAAAATATCGCTCACGGAATGCCGTTTAATCCTAATAATTCGTTGTTCGGTATAGAAGGAATAACCAGTAAATCCGGGAAGATTTTCGGAAGAATGGGGCATCCCGAAAGATTTGCAGAAGGTTTGCTTAAAAACATTCCGACGGCGAATTATCACAACATTTTCAAAAACGGAGTTGATTATTTTAAGTAGAAAGTCAGATTAAATTATAAGTTATTCAGTTAATAGTTTAATGTTATTAGTTTTTGACCTAATAAAGTTAATAAGTTTATTTCCTTATAAAGTATATATATTAGCTGATTAGCTTATATTTTTAATTTATAAGTATAATTGCTTATATTTGTAAAATGATTGCCATTATAACCGGGGATATTATCAATTCTCAAAAAACTGATTCTGAACTGTGGCTTCCTAAACTGAAAAATCTTTTAGGAAGCTGGTCAGTAACACCGGAAAACTGGGAAGTGTACCGCGGAGACGAATTTCAGGTGAAATGCAGTGTTGATGAGGTTTTTAGGAAATGTTTAGTCATAAAATCTTTAATCAGAACTTTTGAAAATTTAGACGTTAGACTGGCAATCGGAATAGGAAACGAAGTTTATTTATCTGAAAAAATAACCGAATCAAACGGCTCAGCGTATGTAAATTCCGGAAGACTTTTAAACGATATCAAGGCAGAAGGAAAAACTTTAGCGATTAAAACCGAAAACGATAAAGTGAACCGCGACCTCAATATCCTTTTTAAATGGGCTTCCATCGATTTTGATAACTGGACCGTAGCAACAGCAGAAATAATTCACCGGTTGCTCACCAACTCTGAACTCACTCAGGATGAACTGGCGAAAGATTTTAATATTACCCAATCATCGGTCAGTCAAAGAGTTAAACGCTCAAATTATGATCTTATTCAGGAAACAGATCTATATTTCAGAAAAAAAATAACAGAACTGTAATGATTTTTATTCCCCTCATATTAGCGCATCTATTGGGAGATTTTCTTCTCCAGCCAAATTCATGGGTTGCTGATAAAGAGAGAAAAAAAGCCGGAAGTATTTATTTATATCTCCACGTGCTGGTTCATACCGTTTTGTCTTTCGTTTTTCTGTGGGATTTAAACCTTTGGTGGATCGCCTTAATTATTGGCGTTACGCATTTTTTAATCGACTGGATCAAACTCACCTTTCAAAATCACAAAACAAAAAGAACGTGGTTTTTTGTGGATCAGCTGCTGCATGTTGCCGTAATATCAGTTTTATCAGTGATTTATTTTCCTTATTTCAGATGGGAAGATTTCTTCAATCCGGAAAATTTAAAACTGCTTACTGCCGCTGTATTCTTAACCGTTCCTTCTTCAATATTAATTAAAACTTTAATCTCGATCTGGACGCCGGTTACTGTTGAACACAGCAAATTACAGACTGAATCTCTCGTCAATGCAGGAAAATATATCGGTATTTTAGAACGGCTTTTGGTTTTCGTGTTTATTGTTGTGAACCATTGGGAAGGCGTGGGTTTTATGATTGCTGCGAAATCGGTTTTCAGATTCAGCGATTTGGCAGAAGCGAAACAGCGTAAACTCACAGAATACGTTTTGATAGGAACATTACTGAGTTTTGGAATTGCTGTGATAACAGGAATTTTAGTTAAAATTTAAGTGAAAAGAATAAAAATAAAATCAAATAAAAAGTAAAAATGACAAAAGGAGCAATGCTTTATGAAGGAAAAGCAAAACAGGTCTTCGAAACGGATCATCCGGATGAAGTGATTGTACGTTTCAAAGATGATGCAACCGCTTTCAACGCACAGAAAAAAGGAAGTGTAGATTTGAAAGGAGAAATGAATAACGCCATTACAACGCTGATTTTCGAGTATTTAAATGAAAAAGGAATCCCAACTCATTTCATTAAAAAGATCGATGAAAGAGAACAGCTGGTAAAAAAAGTACATATTATTCCGTTAGAAATGGTAGTCAGAAATTACTCCGCCGGAAGTATGGCACAAAGACTTGGAGTGGAAGAAGGCATTAAATCGCCGGTAACCATCTTCGATATCTGCTACAAAAAAGATGAACTGGGTGACCCGTTAATCAACGATCATCACGCGGTTTTTCTTGGCGCTGCGACTTATGATGAGCTCGATGAAATGTACGAGCTTACTTCCGATATCAATGATATCCTGATCGATCTCTTCGATAAAATGAATATCATACTCGTTGATTTCAAAATAGAATTAGGGAAAACCTCCGACGGACAAATTATTCTGGCTGACGAAATTTCTCCTGATACCTGCAGGCTTTGGGATAAAGATACCATGAAAAAACTCGATAAAGACCGTTTCAGAAGGGATTTGGGCGGAGTTACCGAAGCTTATGTTGAGATCTACGAAAGATTGAAAAAAGTTTTGAACAAATAATTTTTTTGGAGAAAAGTAAAAAATGAAAGATTTACAACGACACAGAGATGATTATTTAAACCAGTTTAAAGAAAGAACATACGGAAGAAATCTGCTGAAAACAGAAGACGTTTTTGATGCTCCGTCGGAAGAATGCGGGATTTTCGGGATGTATTCCGATACTGATCTGGATACATTTTCGCTTTCCCAGTTCGGCCTTTTT
The window above is part of the Kaistella faecalis genome. Proteins encoded here:
- the purB gene encoding adenylosuccinate lyase; the encoded protein is MNSYKNPLEERYSSEEMLYNFSPNNKFRNWRKLWIALAEIEKDLGLDISDEQIAQLKANADNIDYVKAADYEKKFRHDVMAHVHTYGDDAPLAKGIIHLGATSAFVGDNTDLIQMRDGLLLLRKQMVNVIKNLSDFALKYKDLPTLGFTHYQPAQLTTVGKRATLWLQSLILDFEELEFFLETLRFRGVKGTTGTAASFLELFEGDYSKVQHLDKELSKRFGFEKVFGVSGQTYDRKIDAKVMALLSNIAQSAHKFTNDLRLLQNLKEIEEPFEKNQIGSSAMAYKRNPMRSERIGALSKFVMSLSSSSAMVAATQWFERTLDDSANKRLAIPQSFLAIDAILLIWNNIMNGIVVYENRIHKHIMDELPFMATEYIIMEEVKAGGDRQEIHETIRVHSIEASKKVKMEGKENDLIERIMNDSSLKLDKTKFMEILDPKNFIGFAPVQTEEFIRNEVQPILDKYSDLIGLEADLKV
- a CDS encoding phosphoribosylformylglycinamidine synthase, with translation MKKRIFVEKRGIFDVESPKIFNEIKNISPNIQDVKVYNIYDVFGIDESELNLVVFNTFVDPVTDILHHENPAGNIYFATEFLPGQYDQRADSAEQCIALLTENENSKVRSGKLIELFGVDQSEVDKIKNHLINKVESQEKDLSKLEIPKEETPDPVIVHEGFIGFSAAELRNFYDRHGFALGFDDLEFIQNHFKSENRNPTETELKVLDTYWSDHCRHTTFETELTDIQFNGLFKSTLENIFNDYLEKRKFLGRETKPISLMDLATVCARYFHKTGKLENLVVSDEINACTIEIEAEFDGKKEPWYLLFKNETHNHPTEIEPFGGASTCLGGAIRDPLSGRAFVYQAMRLSGAADVLEPISETLPGKLPQRTISKQAANGYSSYGNQIGLATTLVNEIYHDGYKAKRMEVGFVVGAVKKDWVRREKPQAGDLVILLGGATGRDGVGGASGSSKVQDETSIHTLSTEVQKGNAVEERKIQRLFRNPEVTRLIKKSNDFGAGGVSVAIGEIADSLEINLDILPLKYEGLNGTELAISESQERMAVVIDANDKDKFISFCEKENIKAVEVAKVTDSGRMQMFWQGNKIVDLSREFLDTNGCAKSQHAEISHLKPVETQNISFSGENFLKALSDKNTASQKGLAEMFDASVGGTSVAMPFGGKYQETEMEGSVQTLPILNAENIETVSLASWGFDAEISAQNSMIGAANAVLESVAKIVAMGGNYKNIRLSFQEYFEKLGNDPQKWGKPLASLLGAYDAQMNFELAAIGGKDSMSGSFQDINVPPTLISFACANGEKKNIISPEFKKAGNKLYFFRHIPVENGLPDYENLKRVFNFIFENIQARKIVSVKTLKDGGVAVALAKMSFGNQLGAEISLEEQLLLNKNIGSLIIESSSDLENDLLQVIGTVSNNKSLIINDQEFSISDLLPVWKGTFEGLFPTVEKEKTVIEIDGKFSSVNAATVNIRKHHLAKPKVFVPVFPGTNCEYETQNAFRKEGAEVASLPLINLNHNLLNESLDAWISEINQSQILVFSGGFSAGDEPDGSAKFIVNVLKNEKMKNAVHQLLERDGMILGICNGFQALVKSGLLPYGEIRDLDENSPTLAHNAIGRHISQMVNVKVTNDGSPWLKGMQNQIYTIPISHGEGRFMASENVIKELYENGQIATQYIDFDENIAHGMPFNPNNSLFGIEGITSKSGKIFGRMGHPERFAEGLLKNIPTANYHNIFKNGVDYFK
- a CDS encoding SatD family protein — its product is MIAIITGDIINSQKTDSELWLPKLKNLLGSWSVTPENWEVYRGDEFQVKCSVDEVFRKCLVIKSLIRTFENLDVRLAIGIGNEVYLSEKITESNGSAYVNSGRLLNDIKAEGKTLAIKTENDKVNRDLNILFKWASIDFDNWTVATAEIIHRLLTNSELTQDELAKDFNITQSSVSQRVKRSNYDLIQETDLYFRKKITEL
- a CDS encoding DUF3307 domain-containing protein, producing the protein MIFIPLILAHLLGDFLLQPNSWVADKERKKAGSIYLYLHVLVHTVLSFVFLWDLNLWWIALIIGVTHFLIDWIKLTFQNHKTKRTWFFVDQLLHVAVISVLSVIYFPYFRWEDFFNPENLKLLTAAVFLTVPSSILIKTLISIWTPVTVEHSKLQTESLVNAGKYIGILERLLVFVFIVVNHWEGVGFMIAAKSVFRFSDLAEAKQRKLTEYVLIGTLLSFGIAVITGILVKI